The following is a genomic window from Fundulus heteroclitus isolate FHET01 chromosome 16, MU-UCD_Fhet_4.1, whole genome shotgun sequence.
TCAAATGTCAAATAACGTCTAATGATTCCTCAATGCTTGCTTTCTCTTCGCGTTTTCAGAGAcccgttgtttttttttctgaatggccTCTGTGAGTTACTGAACAGAAAACAGGTTTCCTCACAAGTCATCTGATATCAGAAAGTCATAGAACACCTCACTTCACCTTTCACTTCTCATAATAGTCAGGAATGTCCTGAAAACAGAGTGAAACTGATACGAACGCATGACTCTGCCATCACCAGGCCTACAAGAGGAACTCGCACCtaaatataattttgttcttggatattttatttcaattaaaagAATAGGAGGTGAGATTTGATACTGATCAAATTTAGGATGTTACAGTCATATTAATCGCTGACTTGTGCTGTGTTGTCCCACTTCGAGTGGTTGTCTTCCCTAATCTGAGATGATTATGTTCTCTCACTAGTTAGGCTTTACTTGAAACAAACTGACAATCATATTCGGTATGACTAACCTATGTACGTTTGGCTAGATTTGTCTAGAACCAAAAgagttagtaaaaaaaatccccataaGGTCACAAAGCCTTTTGGTTTAGATTTGGTTTCAGTGTTGGCGGTCTGGTTTGTTATGACTTACAGTCTGGCAGCTAGGCAAAGTTACAGCTAAAGATAAAAGATTAAATTTACGTCACACAATGTAACACGTACTCTCTCAAAGGTCATGGatgcaaaaagataaaaaataagaggTCTAATCCTGAAAACCAATTTCTGATGCCAACAAAATCGCTAATAAAAGGGTGTTTTGAACTATtcgaaactttttttttttatggaccGACACACTTTCCTTTCAGACCGTGGATGCCACAAGTGAAATTGGCAAGTGGTAACGTCATCTGATTCTCCCGGGTCAGGTAATTTACCAGGAGGTTTCTAGGATGAGTATGACATTACATGAAAGTTATGCTGCTGTGAACTTTCTGCTTGAAAAGTCCTTGGAAATTAAATTTTCTTCTTAATCACCCTGATCTACATGTAACCACAGAAGTTGTTaactacacagtttttttttttttttgtgcttcttcTTCTGTCAGGCTGTTGATACTGGACGAGGTCATGATTCTTATGGAGCAAGTTTCACAATCAACAATTTAGTTTTCAATTCTTGGTTGGTCTTAGAACCCAAAAAATGTATTagaacacaaaagtgataattaACTAAGGACTGTCTTGCGAAAGGAAACcagcatttaaaacaaagaatggaaggacaatttttaAATGACTAAAAGATGCATTTTGAGAGCGCACAGCAGCTTTTTGGACCAATAATACACTGCTACTAACTCTGAAGACACCTATACATTGTACCACGCTAGTAACCTGTTTATGATCATCTGAATGGGATAAAATTAGGTATTTTCAGGGATGGGTTTGAGCCATTAAATTATATATGTTACACATGGCTGACTTTTAGACTTATTACTGAGGTAAGGTTAGTTGCCCTATACTGTAAAGTATTTGGATGTAAGGCCAAGTAACACAGCCATGTCACATTAGCTGCTTTTAAACTTGAGCCATTGATATTGCAACCTTTCAAAAGTtggctttgtcaaaaaaaaattaaaatgtggcAAATATTAGTCTAAACCTCAGTCAACAAAATATCTGCTTAATTTATGAGCAGTCAATTTGACCATGAcagcaaacatttaacataGGCTCACATCCAAAGAGCTGCCCTAGAGCAGTCAGAAGATGCTGTTGTTCCGCCATGCCTTTGGGGGTCAATGGTACTGTGGTCCGCAAACCTTTTCCAACAAGCACCACCTTAGTCAATGCTGCGTTTTCCAAGTTCAACTACACTGACTGATCTTAAAACAGTAGCACAAAAGGACCAGATcctttataaatataaaaagaaggGAAAGGTGTTATTCTTGTCGATAACATTTGCATGTTGGCTTAAGGAGGCAGTTTAATTGtccatttaaatgtttagtCAAAAGTCTCAAGTTCCAACAAGGAGAAATTTCTCCATCCTAAAATCCAACATGGTTGCTGCCTGTTCCAAACGCAATAATAGCTGGAacaataaatagtttatatGTACTTTTGACTGTATGTATCTCATACTGACAGGTATGTGGTTTTACAACATCTACAAACGTCCCATGGACGGTAAAGTAAGTCTGCATGCAGGAGACCGGACAGCAGTCGTTTGTTGTCAGACCCTGGAAGCCAAACGTACTCGACCGTCTTTGCAAGTGTTCCATAAACGTTCCAGTATTGCACACACTTACAAACTATCGTAAATCTTACACACGGGGGTGGTGTTGGCACAGGGGTAGAGCATGTGACCTATGTTTGGAGCACTCGGTCATCAACAGGGCCGTCCTGGGTTTGAGTGCCGACCTATGGACCTTATGTTCCACCTCTGTTTCTCaatcccatttcctgtcagcttactcTCAAATAAAAGACCAGTagtgccactttttttttttttttttgcaaccttACAAATTTACAACCTTTGTTAATAGTGTCTGAATATACACAAaaagtgtaaaacaaacaagattTTATTAGCTTGTGATGCTAATAGTAGTTAGCCTGTCACTGAATCGTTAGCATTTCTGACTTGCAGCTTGAACATGGTTTGGTTGGGTTTCACAGCTAAATAAGTTTCTAGGAGCTTGCCTGTCGTTCACTGCAGTCCACTTCAGGTTCTTCTGGGTGTTCGTGCAATATAATGCTAATCTTTTAGCTGTTTGTGCTTGTTAGTGCTGCTTTATGCTAGTGTAGGATTGTTTTAGAGGTAGCGTTTCTTCTGAGTTGCGCTTTTATGAAACCCAAGTACCACTTCTTCTGAACCTCAGCACCGTTAAGGCCCCACAGACCAAAACCTTTTTCATTCATGCTACATCTTATGTCAGGCTGACGCAAAGGAAAACCTCTACACTTTATTTTCTAGTTGATCACCAGGCGTTatgttaaaaaggaaataaagtttTGTCATTGTTCTGGTACTGCTTTGACTCCATTCATCACAAAACCGATGACGTTAAACAATGGCTGTTatattgtttctgtttaaacTAGGTGTACACTTCCTGGAAGCCTTCAGGAAGCTTTCAGTTTGAGCCGAATGAACACAATGGGGCTGAGTAAGAGTGAGTAAAGCTTCTGGTAAAAGGGCTATGAGCCGCACCATctgaagaacatttattttgaaactgtTCGATAGAGGctgaattctgtttttttatctgtcgGTGAACTGGAAGCATCAAGGAAGTCCCTGTTCAAACTCATTCATGCGTCCTTTGAATTGACTCAGCTGTCATTGAGGACAGTTTGAACAGAGCAACCTTTTAAATATGACATCCATGTGTCAACACATGCTTTCACACTAGCCTGTCTGTACATCGTCGCTTCAGTATCTGTGTTTTTATGGCAGTACTTGTAAtccattcttgttttttttaactttaagaaccctctgaactttttttttttaaattgtaaaaaaaaaaaaaaaactgaattacaCCTCTTAATTCTGAGCTGCATGTCTGTCTGACCCGTAAACCCTCTCAACGATCCCACTTCCTCTCGAACACCTTTTAATCTGTGCACATACGCGCATTTATAGATTTACTATCACATGTCGGTATGTGTCATCTCATCCCCTGGTTCTGGTAAGTGTGTTTATAAACGCGTAACACTTCATTTACAACCAAAGTAAACCCCACCCACCCATCACTTTAGCCTACAGAGATGAGTCAGTGCGGTGACGATACTGTACACTGCCTTCCACGCTTTCTGTCTGTCCTGTGATCTGTCACTCCCCCTCCCTGACCCCGACAAAACTTCCATTACAAGACACGTGAAGGGAGTAAGACGCTCGGCGAAGGAGGAAGAGAGAACAATGGAGGTtcacttaaatatattttattcaaaacgttatataaaaaaaaaaataataatacacaggtttttgaaaatatataaattcaataaaataaattgaatcaCATATCTGCTCGGCAGAGAGAGTTAAACAAGAGGCCCGGAAGCCTCTTTGTACAGTacggtaaaaaagaaaagaaaaggagcaTCCTGTCTCCAGCTCCATGCGAGTAGATCTCCATCAGGCCAGATCTGAGCCCTCAGTGCAGACCAACATTCAGGGGTTGGTGTAAACGTTTGACATTAGAGTGTTTGAATCTGCTACAACTCCGAGGCCACCTCGGCATATCTGCGATGTGATGGTTTCAACCGCACCCTCCGCCGTGACTCTAAATATTCCGAAGTCCATTCCCTTAATGTCGACCGGCAGGATCTCTCCGGCACAACAGTCCCGGCCGGTGCTTTTCTCTCCGTAGAAGCTTCTGTGCACGGgtgcttttcttttaatgcGGCCCTTTTCAACCTCTCGTACGTCTTCGTCACCGAAGGGTGCTCTGTCCGTGTGAAACTGGGTGTCGGGTCTCTAGAGGTAGTGGGTGTTGAAAGATTAATCGTGTCATGGAAGATTAATGTCCAACCGGAGGCTCCCCGTGCTTGAGTTTGGTTCTTGTGGTTATTCGGGAGCGTTTCACAGCCTTCTGTCCAAAAAGAGCATTCTGATTGTCTTTGTAACCACGGCGATGCAGCCTCCGCCTCGGATCCCTGATGCGGAGGCTCTACTAACCCGTGTGCTGCACTGCTACTTGGTAAAAGCTGCCATCTTGAAATAAAGACCAATACAGTCAGAAGGTTACGCGGCAGCCCGCTCAGAGCTTGTAAGGGAACTCCAGCAGGAAATCTTTCACGACGTGCGTGACCGGCAGCTCCGATATCTGACTCTCTCCTCCGCACACCTCCATGATCCGCCTCCTGCACAGCTCCTGCAGCGTGGGCTCCCATTTCCTGTACGGCGTGGTCAGGCTCTTCTTGGGCGAGTTCACGTAATACTCCAGGAGGGCAAAGAGCGTCGGGAAGGAGCGCTGGTTGCCGGCGAGCGAGAACTTCTGCCGCTTGTAGTCGATGCGCACGCTCACGGGCCCTTTCTTGTCGAGGTAGGACAGGGTGAAGAAGACGTCCTTCTGCCGGCTGTCCCGGATCAGGAAGCTGCCCAGCGGGGCGTCGCGGAGCATGCAGTGGGCCTCCTCCACTCCCAGCGGGCCCCAGTAGAAGCCGCTGCGCTCGAGCTTGGCGGCCGTGTCCGTGATGATGCTGCAGTCCTCCTTGGAGGCGAAGGTGGGGAAATGCGTCAGGTACACAGAGCGGGCGGGCCCGGTTTTCAGGCTCGGGTTGGGACCAGCCTGGCGCTGAAGCTGCTCCGACTGCTTGCTGGTCGGCGCTGCCGCTGATGAAGAGGACGAGGGTGCTGGCGATGTGCTCGGTAAGGCGGTCCGCTCATGGCCTTCCACTGTGCTGTCGGCTACCATCCTACAGTGGAGAGAGGCCCTGAAACCTCTCCCATGTCTAACCACCACACTGACATCCTGCAGGAAACAGAGAAGAACACGCAGGTTAGTTATCAGGACGGCCAAAAGCTTccaaaaagccttaaaaagaccaaaataatgATCAGATTCTGGCCTGACAAAAGGGGTTTCCAAACATTTCAGTTTCTAGGCTACAAAATAGAGGATGGcaacatatatattttatctatttatttattgcataaAGATGATTTGgcttaattattttttgtattttaggtTCATTTGTCTTCTTGTGGATTTGCAAACCCAACTCTGGGAGTCACTGTCCCAACACATCAGAGCTGCCTGTGCACTGCTAGTCATGTAGTCTTTCCACAGGGTGGTGCTGTTCTTCACAGGACTGGAATGTGTGGTTTTGCTGGTAAACCCACATCCAATTCACTGTACCATCCAGATCCACACAAATATACGTATAAACCATCTGGCCTTATCGATCTAGCAATTAAATGCCAAAGTCTTTATATATGGGTCCCATCTATATTTCAGATGGGACCAGAGCACTGGCACAGAACCAGCTTGGGTTTTTTCCTCTGgattttttgctttgtttgctttgaggataaaaaaaaaaaaaaaaaatccaatttggaAGTAGCAGTGGGTGCTGACAGGATTTGGCGACTGAGATGAGACAATAAACTGGGTTTGTCTAATCTCGACCTGTGCAGCACGTGATTCATATCTAACCCCCCCCTGTCTGGGATTCATGATGCAAGTTGAAAGTGGTTCAATATTCCAGGAAAAATGTGATGATTAACAGCAGGAGGTGTGGCGAGAATCACGAATGCTTTGCAAGATTGATCCTTCAGCAGAAGTTCACCAATCCCGAAACTGTTTACAGTGCAACTCGTCTGCTGGATATTCACCATCCGAATTAGTTCCAATCTGATggatttataataataaaaaaaaaacgcagaatACAGGCACAACTGCGGAAGATCCATAAAAAGAacggccttttttttttttattccgatcATCACCCTTTAAATCAACGATCCATCAACTCTCAATCACAAACCGaagggggagagaaaaaaatcctcACCGTTTTGTTTCTAACAGCAGCTGCGTGTTATGGATCCGCCAGTCTGTAATCCCAAAGAGCCAAATGTTGCGATGGTTAAACACAATGGAGGTAAATCCTGCGGGCTTCCGGCGGAGGAGGGGAACATTGGACGGCTCCGGACTCAGAGTCTGCGTCTCTATATCCTCACCGGCTGATAACCGGCCGTCGGCTCGTTTGCCCTCCAGTGTGAGTGGATGCCGGTGAATAGTTGAGTTTTTATAAGGCGCCACATATGTGACTGGGGAAGCCGAGACCTGAGGCGAGCGAAGCGCGTGATTGGACGAGGCTTTCGCGGTGGGCGTGTCTTTAGCGGCAGGCCTGCAGTTTCTCAGAAACGAAAGTGAAACTCGGCGCTCCGATCTTTATCCCCGACTCTTTTCAACTTGCTTCTCTCTACACCGCAAAGCCACATGACATGATAGTGGGGCGTTTACAGAAAGACAGGTGACGGATTCGAGTAATTAGCGCGTTTCCTACATACTCCCAATCTCGATGTTTGGGCGCAAGAGCCCCGACTTTGCTGTTTCAGTCATGCATTTCTGCAGTTATAGTGCAGGATGCAGACATAGCAACAGCGCGGACaggtttatgtaaaaaaaaaaaatgtacgtATATTTTGCAAATATCTGGCACAGCATTACGACCACCTGGCCACTGCAGGTGCAGAGAGTTGATCTATTTCATAGATTctattcaaaaaggaaaaaccatGTCACACATATTGCaagtccttgttttttttttttctaattaactGCCATTCTCTCTTAAAGTTGCATTATTAAATGAGATCTATGAGGAAGAGGGATTTTAATAcagaccaaataaataaaaaaaatgcactggaTCTTACTGATTTAAATTGCAATAGAGACATCAACAATAGACAATTACCAAAACAAGCTTTGTATTTGTTCGTTATAAAAGTTTTCATCTAAGCAGGACATCGTTTCGAGAAATATCGTCATTCATAGGGATGACCAACAACACAagtagatgaaaaaaaaaaaatccttaaatcaTCCCAGACTGTGGAAATCACGCTTGATCACGCTCAAACCAACTAACTCTGTCCCCTTTCcccttcctccagactctggaacTTTGATCATGAAACGCAACATTTACTTTAATCTGTGAAGAGGATTTTTGGACCACTGAGTAACACTGTGTAGTTGCCCTTATCTCTGCTGTTACCGTGTTCTTCCTTCCACCCAACtttctatgtatatatatatatatatatatatatatatgtatgtatgtatatgtatatatatatatatatatatatatatatatatatagatatatatatatatatatatagatatagctatatagatatatagatatagatagatagatagatatagatatgtagatatagatatatatacatatatgtatatatatatatatatatatatatatatatatatatatatatatatatatatatatatatattcttgaACATTtctttagaagaagaaaaagaactaCACACTTATCAGTTGACTCAGGGCTTAAGGATGAAGTCATACCAGTGGCcacttctgtttttatataaacTCTGCCGGTTCTTCTGCAAAACACAACTGAAAGAACATATTCCAGTGAAAATATGCTGCCGTGATTCATATTTTCAGTACTTACTCAGAAAGATGTAAAAAGCCTATATTGAGCGTCTCAGTTGAGAATTTTGGTTTCTAATATAGAAATAACACTGAATTGAGATCATCagggtttttatatatatatatattttttttcttgactggTTGGTTTTATTTCACATCTCATCAGCTGTGAAATCTGTCATCGAGTCAGAGGCATTTAACCGTTTTGTTGCCGCCATGTCTGGAAGGCTTTTATGCCGGCTAATTACAGAGTCTCGTAGCAATTCCAGCAACAGACAGACCTGTTTCATTGAACCCTCCTAGAATTTCCCTTCAGTTCACCATtcctgatttttaaaaaatgttctccGTAGCATCTAACGCAGAACACCATTAAAAGGAATCAGACTGCCGTACATGATAAATACGCCTCACCCTATAAAGTGCCCTTTAATAATATAATGCTGCTGTTGTGCTATTGTTACCCATAATTCAAATATACATAAGTCTGCTTTCCTGATGCTTTGGTGCTTGGATCAGTGATCAGTGATCAGGTGATCAGATAAAGCTTGTTTGAGATAAAGGGAGGCCGTAAATGCGCCTTACGGGAACATCGATGGcactttttgtttctgttgtacTTTATGATCCAGTTGTTGTTGTCTTCTCAGGGCCCCCATGTTTCTGTCGGATTCAGCCGAGCGTCCCGGACTGACAGTGCTCCTCGGAGGGAAACCTCGTCATCTTGTTTCAagtaaacacaaacagcaaagcCCTGACACCACGGTTCTTCTCGGGTTCCCAGCAACATGAACAGAAACTTAAGGAAACATGAAGTCAGTTAAAGAGGCCGTCCTGTAATAGATTATTCAGGCTATAAAATTGAGCTCAGAGTGGTTTTGTTTCACTTTCAAGTAGGATTGAGCGCTGTGTGGCGGTCCTGCTCTACCTTTGTTAATGGTGTGAACTTTCTACCTGTCGAAAATCAAGATTTCAGTGACAGGTGTTTGCATATCATTCTGCGTGAATAGGCTTGCAACATGCTAATGTGGCCTCCAAACTTACAAAGGAGTCCTCTTTTTGCTGCGTGCACGCATGGGTTGGCCTGACATTATTGTGTGCAACCACCAATAAGCCTTTTATGGATCCTCTTTTTGAgctttccattgttttttttgtttttttttacccttgagTGCATGCTGGTCAGTCAGGGGAAAAAGAAACTCAAAACCAGACAGAGGGAGGGATTTAAGTAGAGACTGGGTCTCACAGCGCTCTTGTCGGAGTCAGCTTAATGAGGAACACGTCCCAACTGTGCGGATTCTGCTCTTACTGCATGGCTTTGTCGGGTGTCCTGCATGCATTAGGGATTTCTGTAGTATTCCCTTCAGTGCTGTGCAGCTTTGTAACAAGAGGTTGTGACTATCACCATGCAAATTGTGTTGATTTGGACACACGTGCCTGCACCATAGGTttcatttctgttaaaaagGGAGAGACGGCGGTGTTGTGTCTAAAGGCAGCTGTCTGCCGGTTAAGGCAACTGCTATCGGGCACGTTGCATcacactttgttgttgttgtgaaaaTCATCTGCAATCATTTTATCCAATACATTAGTATGATTACAGTTCGCTGTGCTT
Proteins encoded in this region:
- the socs1a gene encoding suppressor of cytokine signaling 1a yields the protein MVADSTVEGHERTALPSTSPAPSSSSSAAAPTSKQSEQLQRQAGPNPSLKTGPARSVYLTHFPTFASKEDCSIITDTAAKLERSGFYWGPLGVEEAHCMLRDAPLGSFLIRDSRQKDVFFTLSYLDKKGPVSVRIDYKRQKFSLAGNQRSFPTLFALLEYYVNSPKKSLTTPYRKWEPTLQELCRRRIMEVCGGESQISELPVTHVVKDFLLEFPYKL